The following are encoded together in the Streptomyces sp. NBC_00358 genome:
- a CDS encoding M23 family metallopeptidase, with protein sequence MSKRVTSRKSLTSLVRTRAAVLAVGLGATAVLGAGVATAAETGVNTSATVTAANAVQTQAAAQAKAAAVKKAAAANKAAVAKKAVAKKAASWIDPVAKYTLSATFDQAGGMWAHKHSGQDFAVPQGTNVMAAHGGTVVKAGGNGAGDGPAYGNAIVIKHANGKYSQYAHLSRIDVRVGQVVATGQHIALSGNTGNSSGPHLHFEIRTTPNYGSAINPVVFLHGMGVKV encoded by the coding sequence ATGTCGAAGCGCGTCACGTCCCGCAAGTCCCTCACGTCGCTGGTTCGCACTCGGGCGGCCGTCCTGGCCGTCGGCCTGGGCGCCACGGCCGTACTGGGTGCAGGGGTCGCGACCGCCGCCGAAACGGGCGTCAACACCAGCGCGACCGTCACCGCGGCCAACGCCGTACAGACGCAGGCCGCCGCTCAGGCCAAGGCCGCCGCGGTGAAGAAGGCCGCGGCCGCCAACAAGGCCGCCGTCGCGAAGAAGGCTGTCGCCAAGAAGGCCGCCTCCTGGATCGACCCGGTGGCGAAGTACACCCTGTCCGCCACCTTCGACCAGGCCGGCGGCATGTGGGCCCACAAGCACTCCGGCCAGGACTTCGCCGTGCCGCAGGGCACCAACGTCATGGCCGCGCACGGCGGCACCGTCGTCAAGGCGGGCGGCAACGGCGCCGGTGACGGTCCGGCGTACGGCAACGCCATCGTCATCAAGCACGCCAACGGCAAGTACTCGCAGTACGCCCACCTGTCGCGCATCGACGTGCGCGTCGGCCAGGTCGTCGCCACCGGTCAGCACATAGCCCTGTCCGGCAACACCGGTAACTCCAGTGGCCCGCACCTGCACTTCGAGATCCGTACGACCCCGAACTACGGCTCGGCCATCAACCCCGTCGTGTTCCTGCACGGCATGGGTGTGAAGGTCTGA